The DNA window GCACCCACAAGAATAGCTCAAACCTGCGTGCATGTCTACATCCCCGGGCAACACACACGCCGCGCGCCAGAAGCCTCGCATCGCCATCGCGTATACAAGCCAGTAGGCCAGAGACCACAGGGGCAGAGAGATCAGGAAACCTCTGCTTCTCCCTCTGACCCACTCCTCGTTCTCCCGAGCTCCTGTTGCCTTCCTCCCCACGGAGCAGACACGGCGAGAGTGATCAGGGCAGGGGCCTGCTGCTTCCTGACTCCTGAGCTCTGCCGGGCCGGGCCATGGCGggacggcggccggcgtccCTGCGCCTGTGCGCCTCCGTCGCGCTGCTCGTCGTCGCCTTCTCCTCTCTAACGCCTTCGTCAGGTCGGCGTCCTTTCTGCCCTCTCGAGCCTTCTCTCCATTTTTTTGGATTATAATGCGCAGACATTTTCCGCGTAAACTCGATTACGCAGAAaaaaaaagttttgaatttgaTTGTCTCTGCTTTTAGCAATTTCATAATATTAGCCTCTCCCATGATTATCATTTGGCCGGTAAACAAATTTTACACGAAATAGTGTGCGGATTCATACTTTCTGCCAGAGCTTGAAATCGTCCTTACGGGACGTGTCATGCTAAAACTGCGATCTTCTTCCTCTTTTTTAAGGTGATCTCCTCTCGATAGTTGATACTAAATGAAGCATATTACTGTAGACCCAAGTATTATTTGATCGCTAATGTGAGCATTGAAACATTTGACTGTACAATTCTTTCAGTTCTGTTCGCTTCAAAGATATCGAGTCCACTGACGAATAGCTCATGTTGGTATGGTTGCTTGCAATTGGTTGGGGATGTTTGGTCTCGATGCTAAAAGTTTTTGTGCCTTCAATTTATCTTGTGTTGCATTATCATGACGCCTTTAGCACGATTTCTTTGTATATGTGCTGCCGTTACGATCTTTAAGTTGGGGGTAGTAGTACCAAGTTTCATGAAACTTCCCTTGGTAATCTGCAGATGCATACGATCCGCTCGATCCGAATGGGAACATAACAATCAAGTGGGATGTAATACAGTGGACTCCAGATGGCTATGTGGTTAGTAAACCATCCATAATTTAAAAAAAAACCACTGCACATCGCTATTGTTACAAAAAGTCTGCTTACGCTTTCATAGATCTTTGATAACCTGACATGAAAATTATTCCACAAGACACGGTCAACTCTAATTACTGCATCTTAGTCTTCAGTCTTGAGTCTTGTTGTCATTATGCTGCGTTCTCTGTCATTCTTTTGTCTCAGAAAACGATGTCCTTTAAAATATTCCCAACCTGCCTGTCCTTGAGCAGTGCAGTACTTTTCTTGATGCGCTTATGCTGAATATTGTCAAGTGATGTTGCAATCAAGGATGCACGTGAAGAATACCATTTTAAGAACGCATTCCTTTACGAGTACAAAGCTAGCTTTTGGAACTGTGTATACTGTCAATTGCTTTACTGAATTATTCCGTTATCCCTCTGTTGCATTTCCTACCAGACCTGACCAGTTCTTCCCATTATCAACATTTCTTCAAACGCATTCCACACACCTTTTATTTTAtgaaatcttttttttttcttgagcAACCTCACTTATAATCATTTTCATTTTTCCCCATTTCACAAGACCTGTCAGTATCTCACTATCTCACATCTTGTGAAACCTTCTGTCCAGGCTGTTGTTTCTCTATACAATTACCAACAGTACCGCCACATCCAAGCGCCGGGCTGGAAACTCGGATGGGTTTGGGCAAAGAAGGAGATAATCTGGGCCATGACCGGCGGCCAAGCCACGGAGCAAGGCGATTGCTCCAAATTCAAAAGCAACATCCCCCATTGCTGCAAGAAGGATCCTGAGGTTGTGGACCTGCTTCCTGGCACACCTTATAACATGCAGATCGCCAACTGCTGCAAGGGAGGAGTCCTCACCGCATGGGCACAGGACCCTGACAATGCTGTGGCTTCGTTCCAAGTCAGTGTTGGTCAGGCTGGGACGACCAACAAGACCGTGAAGGTGCCCAAGAATTTCACTCTGAAGGCTCCCGGGCCCGGGTATACCTGCGGGCCTGCCAAACTAGTGAAATCTACTAAGTTTATATCGCCGGATGGGAGAAGATCAACTCAAGCACACAGTAAGATCTTCTTTTCATGTTCTAGTTATTCTGCAAGGAAAATAAACTCATGAACAACTATCAGATTAATTGTTTTTTTTGGCAAATTTATGATCCCATCTGACAGCAACGCCTCTCGGGTTTCAGTAGCTGACCGTTTGTTTTCTTTGTGCAGTGACTTGGAATGTGACCTGTACATACTCACAGTTTGTTGCTCAAAGATCTCCAACCTGCTGTGTTTCGCTTTCATCGTTTTACAATGACACCATTGTCAACTGCCCAACATGCTCTTGTGGCTGCCAGAATAACAGCACCGCACCAGGAAGCTGTGTAGAGTAAGTCACTCTGACTGAACTCAGCGTCAACATGTCATTTTCGTTTTGTTCAGTTATCTGAAGGTTGGATGTGCTGTTCTTCGACAGGGGTAACTCACCTTATCTGGCCTCTGTCGTGAACGATCCTAACAAGAAGAGCTTGGCACCTCTAGTCCAATGCACTTCTCACATGTGCCCAATAAGAGTGCATTGGCATGTCAAAGTGAACTACAAGGAGTACTGGAGGGTCAAGATCACCGTGACGAACTTCAACTACCGGATGAACTACTCGCAGTGGAACCTCGTTGCGCAGCACCCCAATTTCGACAACCTGACTACCATTTTCAGCTTCAACTACAAATCTCTGAACCCCTATGGAGTAATAAGTGAGCACTTGGCACTTCAGTCCACTCTGTGGGCACATTCAAACTTGCATTAGTGCACTGTCAGTTCCAATTTTTTTCAAGCATTAACATTTCCGCTTTCGCAGACGACACCGCGATGTTATGGGGCATCAAGTACTACAACGATCTGCTGATGACGGCTGGGCCGGACGGGAACGTTCAGTCTGAGCTTCTGTTCCGGAAGGAGCCCTCCACCTTCACCTTCCAGAAAGGTTGGGCGTTCCCAAGACGAGTGTACTTCAACGGCGAGAACTGCGTGATGCCGCCGCCGGACGCGTACCCATGGCTGCCCAACGCCTCCCCACGGCAGTCACCTTCGGCTCTCCTCACATTTGTTGCCGTCTGGGCAGCATTGGCAGTCCTACTGGCCAATGCCTAGTGATGTACATGTTTCACAGAAAGTTTTGACCTGATTGCATTGGATGTTATTGCCTTctgatcattgagtttcttgCGAAGCTTTCTATGGTGTTCGAATGTACAGTTGCGTACCAAGCATGTACATTCCCATACTTGTAAATTTTAGCAAAGACTGACTAGCGAGAAATAAAGCTGTTTCCACCGGCATCATGCAAAATTTTGTACTAAAAGTTATAGTGAACTTAAAAAGAGTGCGGATGCCATAGATTATCAGCAATCTCATCACATTCAAGCACCAGCATAGCTGTTAGCTATATGACTTATGTCTGACGTGAGATGCACAGATTTCTCTTTCAAAATTATGCTCCTGCCCTAGTGCCCTTAATGAAAGAAAACAAAAACTTGGAATTCCAAACCAATCCTGAAACCCAAAACGTCGACTGTATCTACAGAGCAAAACATCGTcgtctttttctttttttgaggaGAATCTTAGTCTTTTTCTCCCCATGCCGGGCGATTCTAGCGCTAGGTCGATCGCTCTCCTGTGTTTTTCTCATGTCTCATACCATGACCAGAACCAGGAACGCCATGACGGCCACCACTGCGGCGCCCAGCGACGCCGCGGGGGCCGGCAGGGCGGCGTTGGGCAGGTAGGGGTAGGCGTCCGGCGGCGGCATCTGGCACTCGTCGCCGTTGAAGTAGACCTTGCGCGGGAACGCCCAGCCCTGCCTGAAGGTGAAGGTGCTGGCGTCCTTGCGCATCAACACCTCCGACTGCACGTTCCCGTACGGCCCCGCCTGCATCAGGTGGTCGTTGAAGTACTTGAGCCCGTAGAACATCGCCGTGTCATCTGATGGTATCACAACAACAGACAGCAATCCCATCAAGTTCACGTCCAGATCGAGTGCAGAGCACGGACACGGTGGCGAATTGAGCAGTAAGAAAGAAAGAGAATTACTGACGACGGAGCTGAGGTAGGAAAGAAAGGGAATTACTGATGGATCCGTAGGCGACGACGGGCTTGTAGTCGAAGCTGAAGACTTCGGTGATGTTGTCGAGGTTGGGGTGCTGCGCGACGAGCGTCCACTGCGTGTAGTTCATGCGGTAGTTGAAGTTGGTGATGGCGATCTTGGCGCGCCAGTACTCCTTGTAGTTGAGCTTGACGTGCCAGTGCACGCGCACGGGGCACATGTGCGTCGTGCACTGCAGCAGCGGCGCCTCCTTGTCCCggtgcccgcgcgccgccgccgcgtgcgCGTGCTCGTGCTTCCCCGTCACCGCCAGCGGCCGCTTCGAGTCGCCCCTGGATGCGAGAGCTCATCGTCAGTTCGAGCGAACGCAGGCCGGCATTCAAGAGGCGCGCGCAAGAGATGATGGAGACGCACTGGACGCAGGTCTTGTGCTCGCAGCCGCAGGCGCACTTGGCGCAGGGCACGATGGTGTCGTTGtagaaggaggagaaggagacGCAGCAGGACGGGTACTTGGACGCCAGGTGCTGCGAGTAGGTGCACGTCACGTTCCACGTCACTGCAGGCATGTGTGAGCGTTCGTCAGGAAGCCATGAGCCATGTCGTGTCAGAGGAAGAGGCTAGCGAGAAGCGAGAACGCGAACGCACTGAGAGCCTGGGTCTTGCGGCGGCGGTCGGGCGTGAGGAAGACGGTGGAGGGGACGATCTTGGCGGGGCCGCAGGTGTACCCGGGGCCGGGCCCGAGCAGCGTGAAGTTCTTGGGCACCTTGACGGTGCGGTTGGTGGTGCCGGCCTGGCCGACGCTGACCTGGAacgaggcgacggcggcgccggggtcCTGGCCGTAGGCGCTGATGACGCCGCCCCGGCAGCAGTTGGCGATCTGCTGGTTGTAGGGCACGCCGGGGA is part of the Panicum hallii strain FIL2 chromosome 2, PHallii_v3.1, whole genome shotgun sequence genome and encodes:
- the LOC112880028 gene encoding COBRA-like protein 1 isoform X1, which encodes MAGRRPASLRLCASVALLVVAFSSLTPSSDAYDPLDPNGNITIKWDVIQWTPDGYVAVVSLYNYQQYRHIQAPGWKLGWVWAKKEIIWAMTGGQATEQGDCSKFKSNIPHCCKKDPEVVDLLPGTPYNMQIANCCKGGVLTAWAQDPDNAVASFQVSVGQAGTTNKTVKVPKNFTLKAPGPGYTCGPAKLVKSTKFISPDGRRSTQAHMTWNVTCTYSQFVAQRSPTCCVSLSSFYNDTIVNCPTCSCGCQNNSTAPGSCVEGNSPYLASVVNDPNKKSLAPLVQCTSHMCPIRVHWHVKVNYKEYWRVKITVTNFNYRMNYSQWNLVAQHPNFDNLTTIFSFNYKSLNPYGVINDTAMLWGIKYYNDLLMTAGPDGNVQSELLFRKEPSTFTFQKGWAFPRRVYFNGENCVMPPPDAYPWLPNASPRQSPSALLTFVAVWAALAVLLANA
- the LOC112880028 gene encoding COBRA-like protein 1 isoform X2, yielding MTGGQATEQGDCSKFKSNIPHCCKKDPEVVDLLPGTPYNMQIANCCKGGVLTAWAQDPDNAVASFQVSVGQAGTTNKTVKVPKNFTLKAPGPGYTCGPAKLVKSTKFISPDGRRSTQAHMTWNVTCTYSQFVAQRSPTCCVSLSSFYNDTIVNCPTCSCGCQNNSTAPGSCVEGNSPYLASVVNDPNKKSLAPLVQCTSHMCPIRVHWHVKVNYKEYWRVKITVTNFNYRMNYSQWNLVAQHPNFDNLTTIFSFNYKSLNPYGVINDTAMLWGIKYYNDLLMTAGPDGNVQSELLFRKEPSTFTFQKGWAFPRRVYFNGENCVMPPPDAYPWLPNASPRQSPSALLTFVAVWAALAVLLANA
- the LOC112880027 gene encoding COBRA-like protein 6 isoform X1; this translates as MAIAPSPFPPAPTTTTTTPAGARILCQTVSVYDHQPRCFGREALNRKQPSPGRPRAQSHGHRVVAGALTRRASRPRPMSYREGTQPTVAERRGWWRFAIAAGAAVGSQASERPPAEPIAARASFLRVKDPCARLTQCAPYTSVVWPWCSSAHRTPRDCGASERWSPGVPCWSWPSPSPPRSPSQAVVTINNFQMYRQIMAPGWTVGWTWAKKEVIWSMVGAQATEQGDCSRFKGNIPHCCKRTPAVVDLLPGVPYNQQIANCCRGGVISAYGQDPGAAVASFQVSVGQAGTTNRTVKVPKNFTLLGPGPGYTCGPAKIVPSTVFLTPDRRRKTQALMTWNVTCTYSQHLASKYPSCCVSFSSFYNDTIVPCAKCACGCEHKTCVQGDSKRPLAVTGKHEHAHAAAARGHRDKEAPLLQCTTHMCPVRVHWHVKLNYKEYWRAKIAITNFNYRMNYTQWTLVAQHPNLDNITEVFSFDYKPVVAYGSINDTAMFYGLKYFNDHLMQAGPYGNVQSEVLMRKDASTFTFRQGWAFPRKVYFNGDECQMPPPDAYPYLPNAALPAPAASLGAAVVAVMAFLVLVMV
- the LOC112880027 gene encoding COBRA-like protein 6 isoform X2; this translates as MEPRCSVLVLALALAATLSIAAAYDPLDPNGNITIKWDIMSWTPDGYVAVVTINNFQMYRQIMAPGWTVGWTWAKKEVIWSMVGAQATEQGDCSRFKGNIPHCCKRTPAVVDLLPGVPYNQQIANCCRGGVISAYGQDPGAAVASFQVSVGQAGTTNRTVKVPKNFTLLGPGPGYTCGPAKIVPSTVFLTPDRRRKTQALMTWNVTCTYSQHLASKYPSCCVSFSSFYNDTIVPCAKCACGCEHKTCVQGDSKRPLAVTGKHEHAHAAAARGHRDKEAPLLQCTTHMCPVRVHWHVKLNYKEYWRAKIAITNFNYRMNYTQWTLVAQHPNLDNITEVFSFDYKPVVAYGSINDTAMFYGLKYFNDHLMQAGPYGNVQSEVLMRKDASTFTFRQGWAFPRKVYFNGDECQMPPPDAYPYLPNAALPAPAASLGAAVVAVMAFLVLVMV